The Anaeromyxobacter sp. sequence GCAGCGCCTTGAGCTGGGCCGAGCGGCGCAGCGACGAGGTGCCCACCCTGGCCCCCTTCGGCAGCTGGTCGAGCGTCTTCCACCTCGGCGAGCAGAGGGCGTCGCGGGGGTCCTCGCGCACCGGCACCGCGGCGATGGTCAGGCCGTCCGCCACGACGGCCGGCAGGTCCTTCATCGAGTGGACGGCGATCTCGGCCTCGCCGGAGATGAGGGCGTCCTCGATCTCCTTCACGAAGAGCCCCTTGCCGCCCACCTGGGACAGCGGGACCTCGAGGATGCGGTCGCCGCGGGTCATGAGCTCGCGCAGGACCACCTCGAGGCCGGGCTCCCGCTGCCGCAGCAGCCCGGCGACGTGGTTGGCCTGCCACAGGGCGAGCGGGCTGCGGCGGGTGGCGATGCGGACGGTCACTTGGTCTCCTCCGGGGTGGCGGCCTGGTGGGCCGGGCCGCGCCCGGCGTCGCGCCGGGCGCGCGGGGGCGCGGCTTGCTCCTCGAGTCCGAACAGGGCGGCGGCGGCGCCGGGCAGCGCGCTGTCCCCCGAGGCGGCCGCCTCCTTGAGGCGGGAGGTCGGCCCGTGCAGGAGCTTGTTGACGATGGCCTGGGCCATCATCTCGACGCTGCGGCGCCCCTTCTCGTCCAGCCTGGCGCCCACCGAGGAGAGGGTGCGCTCGGCCTCGGCGCGCGCGATGCGCTCGGCGCGGCGGCGCAGCTCGGCCAGCACCGGCAGGGCGGCGCGGGTCTCGCGCTCGGCCGCGAAGGCCAGCACCTCGGCCTCCACGATGGCCTCGGCGCGGACCGCCTCGCCGCGCCGCGCCTCGTGGTTGGCCACCACCACCCGCTCCAGGTCGTCCACGTCGTAGGCGTAGACCTCGTCGAGGTCGGCGCAGGTCGGGTCGACGTTGCGGGGCACCGCCAGGTCGATGAGGCACAGGTTGCGGTGGCGGCGCAGCTTCATGGCGCGCTTCACCAGGTCCCGGGTCAGCACGTAGGTGGGCGCGCCGGTGGAGACGATCACCACGTCGGCCTCCACCAGCAGCGCCTCCAGCTGCTCCCAGGGGCGGAAGGTGCCGCCCACCTGGTCGGCCAGCGACTGGCCGCGCTCCGGCGAGCGGTTGGTGACCAGCACCGCGTCGGCGCCCAGCACCTTGAGCGCCTTGGCGGAGAGCGCCCCCATCTTGCCGGCGCCCACCAGCAGGATGGCCCGCCCCTCCAGGTTCTCGAAGATCTTGGCCACCAGGTCGACCGCCACCTGCGACATGGAGGTGGCGCCGCGCCCGATCTCGGTCTCGGTGCGGACCCGCTTGGCGGTGACGAAGGCGCGGTTGCACAGCCGCGACATGAAGCCGCCGGCCGCGCTGGCCGCGCTGGCCAGGCCGTAGGCCTCCTTCACCTGGCCCAGGATCTGCTGCTCGCCCACCACCATGGAGTCGAGCGAGGAGGCCACCCGGAAGAGGTGGCGCACCGCCTCCGAGCCGCGCTTCACGTAGAGGTGGTCGGTGGCCTGCTCGGCCCGGCTGGTGAAGAAGTGGCGCGCCGGCCCCTCGCCGCTGGCCTGCACGAAGACCTCCACCCGGTTGCAGGTGGAGACCACGAAGGCCTCGGCCACGCCGTCCATCCGCTTCAGCTCGGCCAGCGCCGCCTTGAGGGCCTCGCCGGAGAGCGCCACCCGCTCGCGCACCTCGATGGGGGCGCTCTTGTGCGAGAGCCCCACCAGGAAGAGGTCCGGCAGGCTCACGGTGCGGCCCCCGGCTGCGCCGGCGCGTAGGTGCCGGTGTGCAGGGTCACGCCCGGCACGGCCCGCAGGCTGATCATCGAGCCCAGCACCAGCGTGAAGCCCACCATGGTGAGGATGGCGTAGCGCCGCCCGTGCCAGCCGGCGTGGCGCAGCTGCACCATGGCGCCGTAGAGCAGCCAGACCACCAGGCTGGAGATCTGCTGGGGGTCCCAGGACCAGGCGCTCTTCCAGACGGCGCTGGCGGTCACCGCGCCGGTGAGCAGCGCCACCGTGAAGACCACGAAGCCCAGGCGCACCAGCCGCTGGGTCAGGTGGTCGAGCGAGCGGAGCGGCGGCAGGCGCGAGAAGAGCACGCCGAAGTTCTTGCCCTTCACCTCGCGCTCCTGCAGCAGGTACATGAGCGCCACCCCGAAGGCGATGGCGAAGAGCGCCACCCCCAGGCTGGCGGTCATGATGTGCAGGGTCAGGGTGGGGTGGCGCAGCGTGGCCGGGGCCACGCCGGGCGAGCCCCCCTCGCCGAAGAGCGTGGGCGTGAGCACCAGCAGCACCAGCGGGGTGATGAAGGCCCCCACCGTGGGCAGGTGGTAGAAGCGCTGCACCAGCAGGTAGGTGCCGGCGATGAGCCAGGCCATCAGCACGAAGCCGCCGCGCAGGGTGAACCACTCCAGCCCGCCGAACTCCTTGCAGGCCAGGCCGATGGCCACCATGTGGACCACGAAGGCGCCGGAGAGGAACCAGGCGCCCACCCGCGCCGCCGAGGCCAGGTGGGTGGGGCGGGCGAAGAACAAGATGTAGCCGATGGTGGCCACCACGTAGAGGCCGGCGGCGAAGCGAAGCAGTTCGAGGCTCATGGTGCTTTCGTGGGTGCGGCCCCGGCCCGGGCGGCGGGCGCGGGGGGGTCGGTCTCTATATTGGGAGTCAGGAGAGGTTGTCGAGCAGGAACCGGGCCAGGGCCTCGGCCTCCTGCCGGCGCTCTTCCAGCTCCTTGGGGAGCGGCGCGGCGCCGTAGGGGCGCGGCGGGCCGGCGCGGGCCGGCGGGGGTGGTCCCGCGGCGCCGGCGGCGGGCGGGGCGGGCGGCCCACCGGGGCCGGACGGCTGGGCGGCCGCGGCCGGGGAGGTGGCCGGGGGCGCGGCGGCCTCCGGGGACGCGGCCGGGCGCGGCCGCCCGGGCTCGGCCCTGGCCGCCGCGGCGGCCTGCAGCGCGCTCATCTCGGCCAGGAACCCGGGCTCGACCTCGTAGCCCGCGTCGCCGAGCAGCACCGAGGCGTCCACCACCTCGGCGCCCAGCTCGCGCAGCTGCGCCACCGACTTCACCTTGCGGAGCAGCTGGTGCGGGTCGGCCTCGGCCCCGATCAGCTTGAGGAACCGGACCGCCGGATCGAGGGCGTAGCTGCGCCCGCGACCCTCGCCGGCCAGCAGCGTCATGACGTTGCCGACGAAGTCGATCTTGCCCTGCTCGGCCCAGGAGTCGAGCATCGCCTGGGTGACGAAGAGGAGGCCTGCCATCGCGTCCGTCGAGTCCTTTGCCTGGGGCGCCAAGTGCCCGTGGAGCGTGGAAAATTAGCACGCCGCCACCGCCGCTTGCCAGCGCGGTCCGGGGCGCATAAGAAGAGCCTCCCACCGCCTTCCAGGCAAGGAGCACCCATGGCCTCCAGCGACGTCGTCACCCTGCAGGACTCCACCTTCGACGCCGAGGTCAAGCAGAGCGACGTGCCGGTGCTGGTGGACTTCTGGGCGGTCTGGTGCGGCCCCTGCAAGGCCATCGCCCCGGCCGTCGAGGACATCGCCCGCCGCTACAAGGGCAAGCTCAAGGTCTGCAAGATGGACGTGGACGAGCACCAGGCGGTGCCGCAGGCGTTCGGCATCCGCTCCATCCCCACCCTGCTCATCTTCAAGGGCGGCCAGGTGGTCGGCACGGTGGTGGGCGCCGACAAGGGCAAGCTCGAGGAGGCCGTCAAGAAGGTCACCGCCTAGCCGGGCCGCCCGCCACCCCCTCGCCACCTCGCGCCGCGCGTGTGTCCCCGCGCGGCGCGGCGCGTCCCGGGGCGTCAGTTGACGAAGCGGCGCATCCCGACGTTGGCCAGCAGGCCGATGCCGGCGAAGATGGCCAGCACCGAGGACCCGCCGTAGCTCATGAGCGGCAGGGTCACCCCCACCACCGGCAGCACGGCGGTGACCATCCCGATGTTGACCACCGTCTGCCAGAACAGCATGGCGCTCACCCCCACCGCCAGGAAGTGGCCGAAGTGGTCGCGGGCGTTGCCGGCGATGTCCACCGCCACCGTCACCAGGGCGAAGTAGAGCGCCAGCAGGAGCAGGCAGCCGAAGAAGCCGTGCTCCTCGGCCCACACCGAGAAGATGAAGTCGGTGTGCTGCTCCGGCAGGAACGACAGGTAGCTCTGCGTCCCCTGGCCCCAGCCCTTGCCGATGGCCTGCCCGGAGCCCACCGCGATCTTCGACTGCATGGCGTGGTAGCCGGCCCCCAGCGCGTCGCCCTCCGGGTTGAGGAAGGTCTCGACCCGCTTCTTCTGGTAGGGCTTGAGGTGCGGGTAGCCGAAGCTGGCCGCCAGCACCGCCACCCCGGCCAGCACCGCCAGGGTGCGCCAGCGCACCCGGGCGAAGAGCAGCATGGTGCCGCCGATGGCCACCACCACCAGCGCCGTCCCCAGGTCGGGCTGCTTCAGGATGAGCAGCGCCGGCAGCAGCGTGATGAGCCCGGGGATGGCGATGCCCATGAGGCCGAGCGGCCCCTTGCGGCGGGCCGAGTCCCAGTGGAACCAGCTGGCCAGCGCCATGATGACGGCGATCTTGGCCAGCTCGGAGGGCTGGCCGAGGTTGACGCTCCCCACGCCGATCCAGCGGCGCGCTCCCATGACGGTGCGGCCCACCACGAAGACCGCCCCCAGCAGCCCCACCACCAGGCCGTAGAAGACCCAGGCCAGGCGCCGGTAGGAGCGGTAGTCGAACAGCGTGATGGCCGCCGCCAGCACCACCCCGGCGCCCATCCAGGCGGACTGGGCGATCCAGACCGGCGCGTGGGCGCTGCGCGAGGCGGAGGCCAGGTTCCAGATGCCGATGGCCCCGATGGCCAGCGTCAGCCCGGCCACCGGCCAGGGGAAGTGGACGAAGGTGCGGCGCGGCGCCGAGGAGGCCAGCGAGACCTCAGCCATGCCGGCCTCCCGTGGCCAGGGCGGCGGGCCGGGCGCCCAGGGAGGGGCGGTCGGCCCGGCCGGGCGGCGCGGCGCGCGGCGGGGTCGAGGGTGGCGGGGGCGGCGCGCGGCCCGAGGCCCCGGCCCGCTCGGCCGCGTCCTGCGCCTTGAGCTCGAAGAAGGCCTTGATGAGGGCGCCGGCGGTGGGCGCCGCGTTGGACGCGCCGAAGCCGGAGTGCTCGTTGAGCACCACCACCACGATCTCCGGGTCGTCGGCCGGGGCGAAGGCCGCGAACCAGGCGTGGTCCCGCTGGAAGTAGCCCACCTGCGAGGCCTTGAGGCGGGTGGCGCCCAGCTTGACCACCTGCGCCGTGCCGGTCTTGCCGGCCATGAGGTAGTCCTGGCTGCGCTGCGCGTAGCCGGTGCCGTACGGCTCGTTGACGGCCGCCAGCAGCCCCTTCATCACCGCCTGCCGCGTCGAGGGCTTCAGGTCCACCCGGCCGCGCTCCTCCGGCGCGAACTCCCGGACCACCCGCCCCTCCGGGTCCTCGATGCGCAGCACCACCTGCGGCCTCCACAGGACGCCGGTGGCCAGCGCCCCGTAGAACACCACCTGCTGCATGGGGGTGACGTTCACGTCGCCCTGCCCGATCGAGAGGTTGACCGCCATGCCCCGCTGGTAGCCGCCGGGGACGCGCGCGTCGTGCCAGGCGACGTCGGGGATGGTCCCCGGCACCTCGCCGGCCACGTCGAAGCCGGTGGGCGCGCCCAGCCCGAGCCGCTTGCCCCACCTGGCGATCAGGTCGGCGCCCAGCTGCGCGCCGGCCTGGTAGAAGAAGACGTCGCAGCTGGCCCCCAGCGCGTGGGTGAAGTCCACCGCGCCGTGGCCCGACTCCTTGTCGCAGCGCCAGCGGGCCGCGCCCATGCGGAAGTACCCCGGGCAGCTCACCTGGGTCTCGGGCCGGAAGAGCCCCTCCTCCAGCGCCGCGATGGCGGTCACCGCCTTGAAGGTCGAGCCCGGGTGGTAGTGCTGCTGGATGGCGCGGAACAGCTCCGGCTGCAGCGGGTCGTCGTGGATGCGGCTCAGCTCGGCCCCGGAGATGCGGCCCGACATCTTGTTGGGGTCGGGGGCCGGCCGGTCCACCAGCGCCAGCAGGAACCCGGTCTTGGCCTCCATGGCCAGCACCACGCCGGCGGTGGCCGGGAAGGCCTTCTCGGCCAGCTCCTGCAGGCGCCAGTCGAGCGACAGCACCAGGTTGTTGCCCGGCCGCGCCGGCACCAGCCGGTGGTCCTCGGCGATGAGATCGCCCTCCTTCTCGCGCCCCTTGGCGTCCACCGCGATGCGGCGCTTGCCGTCGACGCCGCGCAGCTCGCGCTCCCAGCGGCGCTCCAGGCCGCGCCGCCCGGTGTAGTCGCCCAGCAGGTAGGCGCCCTGCGGGCTGGCCGACCGCGCCAGCTCCTCGTTGAGCCGCTTCTGCTCCTCCGGCCCGACCTCGTTCATGTAGCCGATGAGGTGGCCGCCCAGCGGGCCGAAGCGGTAGTTGCGGTGGGGCGTCGGCAGGACGTCGACGCCCGGCAGGTCCATGCCGCCGGCCTCCAGCACGTCGAGCTCCTCGCGCCGCACGTCCACCGCCAGCGTGAAGGGGCGGAAGCGCTCCAGCTTGCGGGCCGCGGCCAGCTGGGCCCGGGCCCGCTGCTCGCCCTCGGGCGGCAGGGCCAGCAGCGCCGCCAGCCGCGAGACGATCTCGTCGCACTGCTTGCCGCAGAAGTAGGGCGTCAGGGTGACGTCGTAGCTGGGGCGGGAGTCCACCAGCACCTTGCTGCGCCGGTCCAGCACCTGGCCGCGGTCGGCCGGCACCCGCAGCTCCTTGACGAAGTTCTCGTCGGCCTTCTCCTTGTACTCGTCGCCGCGCAGCACCTGGAGCTGGTAGAGCCGCCCCAGCAGGATCAGGAAGGCGACCACCACCACGGCGGTGGCCCAGAGGGCGCGCGGCTTGAACTCGCGCTGGGTGGCGCCGGGGCCGGCTGAGGGGAGGAACGACATGCCGGGTCACCCGATGAGATCGGGCTCCTCCTCGCCGAGCAGGGCGTCGAGCCGCCGGAAGGCGCGCTGCAGCAGGGGCGCCAGCAGGCCGGTGAGCGCGGCCTCGACCAGCAGGCGCGGCAGGAGCCCCCAGCCCGGCTGCGACTCCGGCGGCGCCGCCGCCCGGAGCAGCGCCAGCGCGCCGACCGACAGCCCCAGCGCGGCGCCGCCCGAGAGCAGGGCGAAGCCGAGCCGGCCGCGCACGTCCACGCCGGCCCCCACCAGGCGCACCACCAGGAACACCGCCACGGCCAGGGAGGTGAGCAGGCCCCGGGGCGTGCCGGCCGTGAGGTCCAGCACGTAGCCCACGCCGGCGGCGCCCACCGCGCCGTCCACGTTGCCGGCGCCCAGCGCCAGGTGCACCAGCGCCGGCGCCAGCAGGCAGACGGTGACCGCCCCGCCGCCCAGGTGGCGCGTCAGGGCCGCCTGGACGGTGGCCAGCAGGAGCGCCAGCAGCAGGTGCGCCAGCGGCCTCACGGCAGGGCCCCCGGCAGCGCGGCGGCCGGCAGCAGGTCGCGCGCGCCGGAGGTGATCACCAGCACCTCCTCCAGGCGGGTGGGGTCCACCGCCGGCAGCACCGAGCCCTCCAGGAAGAGCCCGCCCTGGGTGGACCGCACCAGCCGGGTGGCGCGCCCCACCGGCAGGCCGGCCGGGAAGACCGCGTCGGTGCCGGAGGTGACCAGCAGGTCGCCCTCGATGACGTCCTCGCTGCGCAGGGCGTAGTCCAGGCGGCCCAGGTCGGGCCGGCCCAGGCCACGCACGTTGGCGCGCGCCCGGGTGCGCTCGACGCGGACCGCGATGGAGCTGTTGCGGTCCACCGCCAGCAGCACGTCGGCGCTCCCGCCGGCGGTGGCGTGCACCCGCCCCACCACCCCGTCGGCCACCACCACCGGCATGCCGCGGGCCAGGCCCGCGTCGGCCCCCTTGTCGAGGGTGATGAGCTGCAGGCCGGCCGGCGCCATCCGCACCCCGATGACCCGGGCGCCCAGGTAGCTGCGCGGCGGCTCGGCCTCGGCCAGCGACAGGAGCCGGCGCAGCCGGTCGTTCTCGGCCTTCTCCTGCAGCAGCGCCTGGCGCTCCAGGGTGAGCTGCCGGTTCTCGCGGGTCAGCGCGGCGGCCCGCTCGTGGGCCCCGCGCAGGGCCAGGTACCCGCTCCAGGCGTCGAGCGTGCCGGTCACGGCGGCGGCCACCACCTTCTCGAGCGGCGCGGTGACCGCCAGCAGCAGCTGGTCGACGCGCGACCGCTCGCCCGGGCGCGCGGCGTGGGCGAAGAAGACGGCCAGTGGGAAGAGCAGCAGCACGGCGACCAGGATGAGCTCGCGGTACCGCCTGAGGAGGGCCAGCACGGGTACTCCAGCGGGGGCAAAATCCCTTGCATTTTAGCGACTCTTCGCTACCTTGTTCAACCTCTTGGCGCCCCCCGGCGCCAGATTTCCTTTTCACCCTGCCACAGGAGTCGAAGGGCCCATGCTGGACAACCTCAGAGCGAACAAGGGCGGCATCATCACCTACTTCTTCCTGTTCGCCATCATCATCGTGTTCGTGGTGAGCTTCGGTCCCGGCTCCTTCGACAAGGGGTGCAGCGGCCAGCAGGCGCCGGTG is a genomic window containing:
- the mreC gene encoding rod shape-determining protein MreC gives rise to the protein MLALLRRYRELILVAVLLLFPLAVFFAHAARPGERSRVDQLLLAVTAPLEKVVAAAVTGTLDAWSGYLALRGAHERAAALTRENRQLTLERQALLQEKAENDRLRRLLSLAEAEPPRSYLGARVIGVRMAPAGLQLITLDKGADAGLARGMPVVVADGVVGRVHATAGGSADVLLAVDRNSSIAVRVERTRARANVRGLGRPDLGRLDYALRSEDVIEGDLLVTSGTDAVFPAGLPVGRATRLVRSTQGGLFLEGSVLPAVDPTRLEEVLVITSGARDLLPAAALPGALP
- the rodA gene encoding rod shape-determining protein RodA, whose product is MAEVSLASSAPRRTFVHFPWPVAGLTLAIGAIGIWNLASASRSAHAPVWIAQSAWMGAGVVLAAAITLFDYRSYRRLAWVFYGLVVGLLGAVFVVGRTVMGARRWIGVGSVNLGQPSELAKIAVIMALASWFHWDSARRKGPLGLMGIAIPGLITLLPALLILKQPDLGTALVVVAIGGTMLLFARVRWRTLAVLAGVAVLAASFGYPHLKPYQKKRVETFLNPEGDALGAGYHAMQSKIAVGSGQAIGKGWGQGTQSYLSFLPEQHTDFIFSVWAEEHGFFGCLLLLALYFALVTVAVDIAGNARDHFGHFLAVGVSAMLFWQTVVNIGMVTAVLPVVGVTLPLMSYGGSSVLAIFAGIGLLANVGMRRFVN
- a CDS encoding glutamyl-tRNA reductase, which produces MSLPDLFLVGLSHKSAPIEVRERVALSGEALKAALAELKRMDGVAEAFVVSTCNRVEVFVQASGEGPARHFFTSRAEQATDHLYVKRGSEAVRHLFRVASSLDSMVVGEQQILGQVKEAYGLASAASAAGGFMSRLCNRAFVTAKRVRTETEIGRGATSMSQVAVDLVAKIFENLEGRAILLVGAGKMGALSAKALKVLGADAVLVTNRSPERGQSLADQVGGTFRPWEQLEALLVEADVVIVSTGAPTYVLTRDLVKRAMKLRRHRNLCLIDLAVPRNVDPTCADLDEVYAYDVDDLERVVVANHEARRGEAVRAEAIVEAEVLAFAAERETRAALPVLAELRRRAERIARAEAERTLSSVGARLDEKGRRSVEMMAQAIVNKLLHGPTSRLKEAAASGDSALPGAAAALFGLEEQAAPPRARRDAGRGPAHQAATPEETK
- the trxA gene encoding thioredoxin — its product is MASSDVVTLQDSTFDAEVKQSDVPVLVDFWAVWCGPCKAIAPAVEDIARRYKGKLKVCKMDVDEHQAVPQAFGIRSIPTLLIFKGGQVVGTVVGADKGKLEEAVKKVTA
- the mrdA gene encoding penicillin-binding protein 2, with amino-acid sequence MSFLPSAGPGATQREFKPRALWATAVVVVAFLILLGRLYQLQVLRGDEYKEKADENFVKELRVPADRGQVLDRRSKVLVDSRPSYDVTLTPYFCGKQCDEIVSRLAALLALPPEGEQRARAQLAAARKLERFRPFTLAVDVRREELDVLEAGGMDLPGVDVLPTPHRNYRFGPLGGHLIGYMNEVGPEEQKRLNEELARSASPQGAYLLGDYTGRRGLERRWERELRGVDGKRRIAVDAKGREKEGDLIAEDHRLVPARPGNNLVLSLDWRLQELAEKAFPATAGVVLAMEAKTGFLLALVDRPAPDPNKMSGRISGAELSRIHDDPLQPELFRAIQQHYHPGSTFKAVTAIAALEEGLFRPETQVSCPGYFRMGAARWRCDKESGHGAVDFTHALGASCDVFFYQAGAQLGADLIARWGKRLGLGAPTGFDVAGEVPGTIPDVAWHDARVPGGYQRGMAVNLSIGQGDVNVTPMQQVVFYGALATGVLWRPQVVLRIEDPEGRVVREFAPEERGRVDLKPSTRQAVMKGLLAAVNEPYGTGYAQRSQDYLMAGKTGTAQVVKLGATRLKASQVGYFQRDHAWFAAFAPADDPEIVVVVLNEHSGFGASNAAPTAGALIKAFFELKAQDAAERAGASGRAPPPPPSTPPRAAPPGRADRPSLGARPAALATGGRHG
- the ccsA gene encoding cytochrome c biogenesis protein CcsA; its protein translation is MSLELLRFAAGLYVVATIGYILFFARPTHLASAARVGAWFLSGAFVVHMVAIGLACKEFGGLEWFTLRGGFVLMAWLIAGTYLLVQRFYHLPTVGAFITPLVLLVLTPTLFGEGGSPGVAPATLRHPTLTLHIMTASLGVALFAIAFGVALMYLLQEREVKGKNFGVLFSRLPPLRSLDHLTQRLVRLGFVVFTVALLTGAVTASAVWKSAWSWDPQQISSLVVWLLYGAMVQLRHAGWHGRRYAILTMVGFTLVLGSMISLRAVPGVTLHTGTYAPAQPGAAP